In Haloarcula salinisoli, one genomic interval encodes:
- a CDS encoding MinD/ParA family ATP-binding protein: MIITVTGGKGGVGKSTTTLNLARELDGVAVDADLATSDLPRGRGPDIHDVLAGRAAPMDAVEWLGSVRVLSCGRTLEGARAAELEELPRTLDLLDRKYKHVVVDTPAGLARDVGVPVASADVVLLVTTPKKPALLNALQTRELALDLDTPVAAIALNRVGPDSDMPDRLEDEFGIPTTAIPESEAVAAAQETGAPVRQADQESEALARYTELARTIQECEQRGRGARNSVGNAGR, translated from the coding sequence ATGATAATCACAGTCACCGGCGGGAAAGGCGGCGTCGGCAAGTCCACGACCACGCTCAACCTGGCCCGCGAACTGGACGGCGTCGCGGTCGACGCGGACCTGGCGACCTCGGACCTCCCGCGGGGTCGAGGGCCGGATATCCACGACGTGCTGGCCGGCCGCGCCGCACCGATGGACGCAGTCGAGTGGCTCGGCTCGGTCCGGGTGCTCTCCTGTGGGCGCACCCTCGAGGGGGCTCGGGCCGCCGAACTCGAAGAGTTGCCCCGCACGCTCGACCTCCTCGACCGGAAATACAAACACGTCGTCGTGGACACCCCGGCCGGGCTGGCGCGTGACGTCGGCGTCCCCGTGGCCAGCGCCGACGTCGTCCTGCTGGTCACGACGCCAAAGAAGCCGGCGTTGCTGAACGCGCTCCAGACCCGCGAACTCGCACTGGACCTCGATACGCCGGTGGCGGCCATCGCGCTCAACAGGGTCGGGCCCGACAGCGATATGCCCGACCGACTGGAAGACGAGTTCGGCATTCCGACGACCGCTATTCCGGAGAGCGAGGCCGTGGCTGCGGCCCAGGAGACCGGGGCGCCCGTGCGGCAGGCTGACCAGGAATCCGAGGCCCTCGCACGATACACTGAGCTGGCACGCACGATACAGGAGTGCGAACAGCGTGGCCGTGGCGCGCGAAACTCGGTCGGTAACGCCGGGCGCTGA
- a CDS encoding DUF7125 family protein, giving the protein MIAIAGAKGGCGKTTAALGITEAFARDGTPTLAVDADRQLPDLHVTAGLQPEPTIAAVENHDSPTDVAQTSVRAEDAMVLPAPRSSQSVDLQSTLETLRHAKPQLVVDCPSGAGPDVVEPMSVADEILVVTDGTNRSVSAAKTTIDIARRLDVPVVGVLLNRCETVPDEVEASLDVPVLGMVPDRSRPLQSSDVQRAYDELVGRIKTTDGNKGQVMGDQPVERLPTGVETIDSSLGGGLLPGTVVALTADPNGQSEFLLYELTTTRGTLYLTTERSESVVQHAIDSTIASAGKPTIRTLDPTNPLPEATRLVQQLPEGANLIIDSMRLLEQQEPQRYNEFLNTVTEVMQETDGLAILHCLDRPENTNNRGTTEYFADVVFDLDVSTGTDAVDHRLTIPKSRRERAPSESIALDVSTQEIVGD; this is encoded by the coding sequence ATGATTGCTATCGCCGGTGCGAAGGGGGGTTGTGGAAAGACCACCGCTGCGCTTGGTATTACCGAAGCGTTCGCACGAGACGGAACGCCGACGCTGGCAGTGGACGCTGACCGCCAGCTGCCCGACCTGCACGTGACTGCCGGACTGCAACCGGAACCGACCATCGCCGCCGTCGAGAACCACGACTCGCCGACCGACGTCGCACAGACGAGCGTCCGTGCGGAGGACGCGATGGTGCTTCCGGCGCCGCGGTCGTCCCAGAGCGTCGACCTCCAGTCGACGCTGGAGACGCTCAGACACGCAAAACCGCAGTTGGTCGTCGACTGCCCGTCGGGCGCCGGACCCGACGTGGTCGAACCCATGTCGGTCGCAGACGAGATTCTCGTCGTCACGGACGGCACGAACCGGAGTGTGAGCGCCGCCAAGACGACCATCGACATCGCGCGGCGTCTGGACGTCCCGGTTGTCGGCGTCCTGTTGAACCGCTGTGAGACGGTTCCGGACGAAGTCGAGGCGTCGCTGGACGTCCCGGTACTCGGGATGGTTCCGGACCGGAGCCGCCCGCTACAGTCGTCTGATGTACAGCGCGCGTACGACGAGCTCGTCGGGCGCATCAAGACCACAGATGGCAACAAGGGTCAGGTCATGGGGGACCAGCCGGTCGAACGGCTGCCGACCGGCGTCGAGACCATCGACAGTTCGCTCGGCGGCGGGCTGCTCCCGGGAACCGTCGTCGCACTGACCGCCGACCCGAACGGGCAGTCGGAGTTCCTGCTCTACGAGCTGACGACCACGCGGGGGACGCTGTATCTCACGACGGAGCGGTCGGAGTCCGTCGTCCAGCACGCCATCGACTCCACCATCGCGTCGGCGGGGAAACCGACTATCAGGACGCTCGACCCGACGAACCCGCTGCCCGAGGCGACGCGACTCGTCCAACAGTTGCCAGAGGGGGCGAACCTCATCATCGACTCGATGCGGTTGCTCGAACAGCAAGAGCCCCAGCGGTACAACGAGTTCCTCAACACCGTGACCGAGGTGATGCAGGAGACGGACGGTCTCGCGATACTTCACTGTCTGGACCGGCCGGAGAACACCAACAACCGGGGTACGACGGAGTACTTCGCGGACGTGGTGTTCGACCTCGATGTCTCGACGGGGACCGACGCTGTCGACCACCGGCTCACGATTCCCAAGTCCCGCCGTGAGCGAGCCCCGTCGGAATCGATAGCCCTCGACGTCTCGACACAGGAGATCGTCGGGGACTGA
- a CDS encoding transcription initiation factor IIB, giving the protein MGHVNLTSCTECGGDVKSRENERICTECGLVCSEDNIDRGPDWRSTEEESEKRRTGAPLTRSRHDRGLSTEIGFGTGSEVSGPRQRQLVRMRRQHNQARLSSKSERNKMYAYTEIRRLVSSLSLPESVRDQSCALFDSAQNEELLCGRSLEGFAAAAVYATCRTQSISRTMEEIIEVSRAKRTELKAAYDALNRDLGLPVGPIKPTEYLPRYASELDLDSDVESLAREYAVILSENGQIGGKNPSGVAAACLYKAAYDEGVDLTQSAAGDLANVSRMTIRSTVKDLKRTV; this is encoded by the coding sequence ATGGGGCACGTAAATCTAACAAGCTGCACTGAGTGTGGTGGGGACGTCAAGTCCAGAGAGAACGAGCGTATCTGTACCGAGTGTGGACTCGTCTGCAGCGAGGACAATATAGACCGTGGGCCGGACTGGCGGTCGACGGAGGAGGAGTCGGAGAAACGTCGAACCGGCGCCCCACTGACACGGTCCCGACACGACCGCGGCCTCTCGACCGAGATCGGGTTCGGGACCGGCTCGGAGGTGTCGGGCCCACGGCAGCGCCAGCTCGTCAGGATGCGCCGCCAGCACAATCAGGCGCGCCTCTCCTCGAAAAGCGAGCGAAACAAGATGTACGCCTACACCGAGATTCGTCGGCTCGTCTCGTCGCTCTCTCTCCCGGAATCTGTTCGGGACCAGTCCTGTGCGCTCTTTGACTCCGCACAGAACGAGGAACTGCTCTGTGGTCGCTCGCTGGAAGGGTTCGCTGCAGCCGCCGTCTACGCGACTTGCCGGACCCAGTCTATCTCCCGGACGATGGAGGAGATAATCGAGGTCTCACGAGCCAAACGGACGGAGCTGAAAGCCGCCTACGACGCGCTCAACCGGGATCTGGGCCTGCCCGTCGGCCCAATCAAACCGACGGAGTATCTCCCACGGTACGCCTCGGAGCTGGACTTAGACAGCGACGTAGAGAGTCTGGCCCGCGAGTACGCCGTTATCCTCTCCGAGAACGGCCAAATCGGCGGTAAAAACCCCAGTGGCGTGGCCGCCGCCTGCCTCTACAAAGCGGCCTACGACGAGGGAGTCGACCTCACCCAGAGTGCGGCCGGCGACCTCGCGAACGTCTCACGGATGACGATTCGCTCGACGGTGAAAGACCTGAAACGAACCGTCTGA